From Vallitalea longa, the proteins below share one genomic window:
- the rpsB gene encoding 30S ribosomal protein S2 translates to MSVISMKQLLEAGVHFGHQTRRWNPKMAEYIYTERNGIYIIDLQKTVGKVDDAYNAIKEAVADGGNVLFVGTKKQAQDAIKLESERCGMFYVNQRWLGGMLTNFKTIQTRIGRLKNLERMQEDGTFDLLPKKEVIKLKHEMEKLEKNLGGIKEMKDIPDIMFIVDPRKEKIAIQEAHILGIPIVSIVDTNCDPEEVDYVIPGNDDAIRAVKLIVSKMADAVIEANQGAQDNIEEAAKEAEAKAK, encoded by the coding sequence ATGAGCGTTATTTCAATGAAACAATTGTTAGAAGCAGGTGTTCATTTTGGACATCAAACAAGAAGATGGAATCCAAAAATGGCTGAGTATATTTATACTGAGAGAAATGGAATTTACATCATCGATTTACAAAAAACTGTAGGTAAAGTAGACGATGCATACAATGCTATTAAAGAAGCAGTAGCAGATGGTGGTAATGTATTATTCGTTGGTACTAAAAAACAAGCTCAAGATGCAATCAAATTAGAATCAGAACGTTGTGGAATGTTCTATGTTAACCAAAGATGGTTAGGTGGAATGTTAACAAACTTTAAAACAATCCAAACTAGAATCGGAAGACTTAAGAACTTAGAGAGAATGCAAGAAGACGGTACTTTTGATTTATTACCAAAAAAAGAAGTAATTAAGTTAAAACATGAAATGGAAAAACTCGAAAAGAATCTTGGCGGTATCAAGGAAATGAAAGATATTCCAGATATTATGTTTATAGTAGATCCAAGAAAAGAAAAGATTGCTATTCAAGAAGCTCATATTTTAGGAATACCTATTGTATCAATTGTAGATACAAACTGTGATCCAGAAGAAGTTGATTATGTAATCCCTGGTAATGATGATGCTATTAGAGCAGTCAAATTAATCGTTTCTAAGATGGCAGATGCTGTTATTGAAGCTAACCAAGGTGCACAAGATAATATAGAAGAAGCTGCAAAAGAAGCAGAAGCAAAGGCTAAATAG
- a CDS encoding DUF6115 domain-containing protein → MEYINIIVIAFIIIGIIFIVLSFMVKDKTQKSEDTKTEKKLMEELISKNKDIENMDLNKDEIMKEISNKILELNDYSSFIKKELNDKHKELLFLYQLICEKEKNIKKLSNINSIKKKNEIEVIENDDEIIEEDYALDFQNVENKNQKIIDFHKKGYSITDIAKIMALGKGEVKLILELGTTRE, encoded by the coding sequence ATGGAGTATATAAACATAATTGTTATTGCATTCATTATAATTGGTATCATTTTTATAGTATTGAGTTTTATGGTAAAAGACAAAACTCAAAAGTCTGAAGATACCAAAACAGAAAAAAAGTTGATGGAAGAATTAATTTCTAAAAATAAAGATATTGAAAATATGGATCTGAATAAAGATGAAATAATGAAAGAAATAAGTAATAAGATACTAGAACTAAACGATTATTCTAGTTTCATCAAAAAGGAATTAAATGATAAACATAAAGAATTATTATTCTTATACCAACTTATATGTGAAAAAGAAAAAAACATTAAAAAACTATCTAACATTAACAGTATTAAAAAGAAAAATGAAATTGAAGTAATAGAAAATGATGATGAAATAATAGAGGAAGATTATGCTCTTGATTTTCAAAATGTAGAAAACAAGAATCAAAAGATAATCGATTTTCATAAAAAAGGATATTCAATAACCGATATAGCCAAGATCATGGCTTTAGGTAAAGGTGAAGTTAAATTGATTCTAGAATTAGGAACAACAAGAGAATAG